Proteins from a genomic interval of Streptomyces sp. Tu6071:
- the hpnH gene encoding adenosyl-hopene transferase HpnH — translation MAMPLRQTIRIGTYLMEQKLRKREKFPLIVELEPLFACNLKCEGCGKIQHPAGVLKQRMPVAQAVGAVLESGAPMVSIAGGEPLMHPQIDEIVRQLVAKRKYVFLCTNAMLLRKKIEKFTPSPYFAFAVHIDGLKERHDESVAKEGVFDEAVAAIKEAKRRGFRVTTNSTFFNTDTPQTVIEVLDFLNDELQVDEMMISPAYAYEKAPDQEHFLGVTQTRELFKKAFAGGNRQRWRLNHSPLFLDFLEGKQDFDCTAWAIPNYSLFGWQRPCYLMSDGYVPTYRQLIEETDWDKYGRGKDERCDNCMAHCGYEPTAVMATMGSLQASLRAARETIAGNRS, via the coding sequence ATGGCCATGCCGCTTCGCCAGACCATCAGGATCGGGACGTATCTGATGGAACAGAAGCTCCGCAAGCGGGAGAAGTTCCCGCTCATCGTCGAGCTCGAACCGCTCTTCGCGTGCAACCTGAAGTGCGAGGGCTGCGGCAAGATCCAGCACCCTGCGGGAGTCCTCAAGCAGCGCATGCCGGTCGCCCAGGCCGTCGGCGCTGTCCTGGAGTCCGGCGCCCCGATGGTCTCCATCGCGGGTGGTGAGCCCCTCATGCACCCTCAGATCGACGAGATCGTGCGGCAGTTGGTGGCCAAGCGGAAGTACGTCTTCCTCTGCACCAACGCCATGCTGCTCCGCAAGAAGATCGAGAAGTTCACCCCCTCGCCGTACTTCGCCTTCGCCGTGCACATCGACGGCCTCAAGGAGCGGCACGACGAGTCGGTCGCCAAGGAAGGCGTCTTCGACGAGGCCGTCGCGGCGATCAAGGAGGCCAAGCGCCGCGGCTTCCGCGTCACGACCAACTCGACCTTCTTCAACACCGACACCCCGCAGACCGTCATCGAGGTGCTCGACTTCCTCAACGACGAACTCCAGGTCGACGAGATGATGATCTCGCCCGCCTACGCCTACGAGAAGGCCCCCGACCAGGAGCACTTCCTCGGCGTGACCCAGACCCGCGAGCTGTTCAAGAAGGCGTTCGCGGGCGGCAACAGGCAGCGGTGGCGCCTCAACCACTCGCCGCTCTTCCTGGACTTCCTGGAGGGCAAGCAGGACTTCGACTGCACCGCCTGGGCGATCCCCAACTACTCCCTCTTCGGCTGGCAGCGCCCCTGCTACCTCATGAGCGACGGCTACGTGCCCACGTACCGGCAGCTCATCGAGGAGACCGACTGGGACAAGTACGGGCGCGGCAAGGACGAGCGCTGCGACAACTGCATGGCGCACTGCGGCTACGAGCCGACCGCCGTCATGGCCACCATGGGCTCCCTGCAGGCCTCGCTGCGCGCCGCCCGCGAGACGATCGCGGGCAACCGCTCCTGA